The nucleotide sequence CGTCCGCGAAATCCGGCAACTGGCCAGCGAGGTGGGCGACGGCCGCTCCGTCGAAGCGACCCTCGACGACCGCAGTCTCACCTTCGGCCGCATGGACCTGACGCTCCCCCCCGCGCAGTATATCGAACTCCGGCGGCTGGCGTCGGTCGAGAACCGCGACCCCGACGACCTGGTGGCCGAGGCGCTGTCGGCGTACCTGGATTCGTAAGCAACGGCCGTCTGCGACGATATCCGTTCTTACTCACGGAGATATACGAGTCATCGGGCGGGATATCATTCCCGGATGTGTGAACCGACCCATCCGAAGACGCGAGGCCAGCGTAGCGAAGCGGCAGTCGTTCACGAGTTCGTCCGGCGGGGAATCACCGTACTCCAGCCCTTCGGAGACAACGAGCGGTACGACTTGGTCGTCGATATCAGCGGTACCTTCTACCGTATTCAGGTGAAGACGGGACGCACCGTGAACGGCCGTGTTCAGTTCGAAACGCGGAGCACGGCTACCGTCCCGAATCGCGTAGAAAAGAACGGGTACGAGGGACAGATAGACGTCTTCGTCGTCTACTCTCCGGAAAGGATGGAGACGTACGTAGTCCCGGTTTCGGAGGCCCCACGTACCAGTATGGGCCTTCGTATCGACGACCCCGATAAACAGTCTCCGAACGTCAACTGGGCGGA is from Haloplanus salinarum and encodes:
- a CDS encoding group I intron-associated PD-(D/E)XK endonuclease, yielding MCEPTHPKTRGQRSEAAVVHEFVRRGITVLQPFGDNERYDLVVDISGTFYRIQVKTGRTVNGRVQFETRSTATVPNRVEKNGYEGQIDVFVVYSPERMETYVVPVSEAPRTSMGLRIDDPDKQSPNVNWADEYRLDTWLTALD